Proteins co-encoded in one Chrysemys picta bellii isolate R12L10 chromosome 13, ASM1138683v2, whole genome shotgun sequence genomic window:
- the LOC101944952 gene encoding ribonuclease-like, with protein sequence MEEADPQTALSSSISSHSPLQVDLVTEMAMAPRGPRPSLLLPLILLAATLAQLSEGANYQQFVRQHIDHPKTRAPNDRLYCNLLMQRRGLTRRRCKPTNTFIHAPAGQLRDICSSGGRPVSRNLYDSNRSFSVTTCRVLPGSRPGRCRYRAATGVTRVRVACVRRLPVHLEPTYLP encoded by the coding sequence ATGGAGGAGGCAGATCCCCAGACAGCGCTGTCTTCATCcatctcctcccactccccactgCAGGTCGATCTAGTGACAGAGATGGCCATGGCCCCAAGGGGACCCCGCCCCTCACTCCTGCTGCCCCTCATCCTGCTGGCTGCCACCCTGGCCCAGCTCAGCGAAGGCGCCAACTACCAGCAGTTTGTGAGACAACACATTGACCACCCCAAGACCAGAGCCCCCAATGACAGGCTTTACTGCAACCTCCTGATGCAGCGCCGGGGCCTGACCCGCCGCCGATGCAAACCCACCAACACCTTCATCCACGCCCCTGCTGGCCAGCTCCGAGACATATGCAGCAGCGGAGGAAGACCCGTTAGTCGCAACCTCTATGATAGCAACAGATCATTCAGCGTCACCACATGCCGGGTGCTGCCCGGCTCCCGACCAGGGCGTTGTAGATACAGAGCTGCAACTGGAGTCACCAGGGTCCGCGTGGCCTGTGTCCGGCGGCTGCCCGTGCACTTAGAGCCAACATATCTGCCATAA